In Miniphocaeibacter halophilus, the following proteins share a genomic window:
- a CDS encoding IS1182 family transposase codes for MMGKKDKISKTQIEILSLDSLVPQDHLVRKLDQVIDLSFIYDLVKDLYSKTGAESIDPVVLIKLNIIQYTFGIRSMRQTIKEIEVNAAYRWYLGYGLTEKIPHFSTFSKNYQRRFKGTDIFEQIFFRILNEIAKCGLLTEENIYIDGTHIKANANIHNKETIEVEESVKYYQDILEKEINEDRKNHNKKPLKKNEEIKTKEITVSKNDPDCGIFHKGEHKKVFAYLSNTACNDYGIILDFEVTSGNKHDSTVFPILYERIKNKYKSNKYIAIDAGYKTPAIAKQILDNDKIPLLPYKRPMTKKGFYKKYEYVYDEYYDCYICPNNKILKYSTTNRNGYQEYKSNPNDCKNCKYVKNCTESKNNQKVVTRHIWEEYIEKCEDIRHTKGFKEKYGRRKETIERVFADAKELHGMRYTLHRGLERVKNELYLLFGCMNLKKLAKIIWKRYKNSSELHVLFEDLKNISNFRILKRHFRLLINSKMPFVFNLK; via the coding sequence ATGATGGGTAAAAAAGACAAGATAAGTAAAACACAAATAGAGATATTAAGTTTAGATTCATTAGTTCCACAAGATCATTTGGTAAGAAAACTGGATCAAGTTATTGATTTAAGCTTTATCTACGATTTAGTAAAAGATCTTTATTCTAAAACAGGAGCCGAAAGTATAGATCCTGTTGTTTTAATAAAATTAAATATTATCCAATATACATTTGGAATTAGGTCTATGCGACAAACAATAAAAGAAATAGAAGTTAATGCAGCATATAGATGGTACTTAGGATATGGATTAACTGAGAAAATACCACATTTCTCAACCTTTAGTAAAAATTATCAAAGACGATTTAAAGGAACAGATATTTTTGAACAAATATTTTTCAGAATTTTAAATGAAATAGCTAAATGTGGATTACTTACAGAAGAAAATATATACATAGATGGAACTCATATAAAGGCAAATGCAAATATACATAATAAAGAAACCATAGAAGTAGAAGAATCTGTTAAATATTACCAAGACATATTAGAAAAAGAAATAAATGAAGATAGAAAAAATCATAATAAAAAACCATTAAAAAAAAACGAAGAAATCAAAACAAAAGAAATAACAGTAAGTAAAAATGACCCAGATTGTGGAATATTTCATAAAGGAGAGCATAAAAAAGTATTTGCATATTTATCAAATACAGCGTGTAATGATTATGGAATAATACTTGATTTTGAAGTAACCTCAGGAAATAAACATGATTCAACAGTATTTCCTATATTATATGAGAGAATAAAGAATAAATATAAAAGTAATAAATACATAGCAATTGATGCAGGATATAAAACACCGGCAATAGCAAAACAAATACTTGATAATGATAAAATACCATTATTACCATATAAAAGACCAATGACAAAAAAAGGGTTCTATAAAAAATATGAATATGTTTATGATGAATATTATGATTGTTATATATGTCCAAATAACAAAATATTAAAATATAGTACAACCAATAGAAATGGATATCAAGAATATAAAAGTAATCCTAACGATTGTAAAAACTGTAAATATGTCAAAAATTGTACAGAAAGTAAGAATAATCAAAAAGTAGTAACTCGTCATATCTGGGAAGAATACATAGAAAAATGCGAAGATATTAGACATACTAAAGGATTTAAAGAAAAATATGGAAGAAGGAAAGAAACAATAGAGAGAGTTTTCGCTGATGCAAAAGAATTACATGGGATGCGATACACATTACATAGGGGTTTAGAAAGAGTTAAAAATGAACTATACCTCTTATTTGGGTGCATGAATTTAAAGAAGTTGGCAAAAATCATATGGAAAAGGTATAAGAATTCTTCCGAATTACATGTTTTATTTGAAGATTTGAAAAATATTTCAAATTTCAGAATTTTAAAAAGGCATTTTAGATTATTGATAAATTCTAAAATGCCTTTTGTCTTCAATCTGAAATAA